A genomic window from Micromonospora sp. WMMA1947 includes:
- a CDS encoding LysE family transporter: protein MTGAFLAGLVAGYGVAIPVGAIAILILGLSARTSFRVGAAAALGVASADGLYAAVAALGGAAVASGLAPVAGPLRLVAAGVLLALACLTAWRALRPSAPTPEPSVEGGPAGEGGPAREGRPHRKAAARGGLDTPVRAFAAVLALTLLNPATVVYFVALVLGRGDVLGGGPAGAGAFTAGVFLASASWQLLIAGGGTLIGRALTGPRGRQVTALLSSVIIAVLAVATVLDV from the coding sequence GTGACCGGGGCGTTCCTGGCTGGCCTGGTCGCCGGCTACGGCGTCGCCATCCCGGTCGGCGCTATCGCGATCCTCATCCTCGGGCTCAGCGCGCGTACCTCGTTCCGCGTCGGTGCGGCGGCGGCGCTCGGCGTGGCCAGCGCCGACGGGCTCTACGCGGCCGTCGCGGCGCTGGGCGGGGCCGCGGTGGCGAGCGGCCTCGCGCCGGTCGCGGGTCCGCTGCGACTGGTCGCCGCGGGGGTGCTGCTGGCTCTCGCCTGCCTCACCGCCTGGCGTGCGCTGCGCCCATCCGCCCCGACGCCGGAGCCGAGCGTGGAAGGCGGACCGGCCGGGGAAGGCGGACCGGCCCGGGAAGGCCGGCCGCATCGGAAGGCGGCGGCGCGGGGTGGGCTGGACACGCCGGTGCGGGCGTTCGCCGCGGTCCTCGCGCTGACCCTGCTCAACCCGGCCACAGTGGTCTACTTCGTGGCGCTCGTCCTCGGCCGGGGTGACGTGCTCGGTGGCGGTCCCGCGGGCGCGGGCGCCTTCACCGCCGGGGTGTTCCTCGCCTCGGCGAGCTGGCAGTTGCTGATCGCCGGCGGCGGCACGCTGATCGGCCGGGCCCTCACCGGTCCCCGCGGGCGGCAGGTCACCGCGCTGCTGTCCAGTGTCATCATCGCCGTCCTCGCGGTCGCCACAGTGCTCGATGTCTGA
- a CDS encoding acVLRF1 family peptidyl-tRNA hydrolase: protein MSSRPAAGGGRWVEVDPGRIARWVEGFTDRHGPPTTTVHEYGLLLTAPDGATAELHTPPGASASADVPGFVASATAARRLGLLLARKGAVAVGVADGTDLVVSKVDTRYVQGRTAAGGWSQQRFARRRDNQAKAALGDAAELAVRLLLPEAGTLASLVCGGDRRAVDTVLADRRLAPLAALRAPRLLDVPEPRHAVLVAAVAAARAVHILVR from the coding sequence ATGAGCAGCCGACCTGCCGCGGGGGGTGGCCGGTGGGTCGAGGTCGACCCCGGCCGCATCGCCCGCTGGGTCGAGGGCTTCACCGACCGGCACGGCCCGCCGACCACGACCGTGCACGAGTACGGGCTGCTGCTCACCGCCCCGGACGGCGCCACCGCCGAGCTGCACACCCCGCCCGGCGCGAGCGCGTCGGCGGACGTACCCGGATTCGTCGCCTCCGCCACGGCGGCCCGCCGGCTCGGTCTGCTCCTGGCCCGCAAGGGCGCTGTCGCGGTCGGCGTCGCCGACGGCACCGACCTGGTGGTCTCCAAGGTGGACACCCGGTACGTGCAGGGCCGGACCGCGGCGGGCGGCTGGTCCCAGCAGCGGTTCGCCCGGCGGCGCGACAACCAGGCGAAGGCCGCGCTGGGCGACGCGGCCGAGCTGGCCGTACGCCTGCTGTTGCCGGAGGCGGGCACGCTGGCGTCGCTGGTCTGCGGCGGCGACCGGCGCGCGGTGGACACGGTGCTCGCCGACCGCCGGCTGGCCCCGCTCGCGGCGCTGCGCGCGCCGCGCCTGCTCGACGTGCCGGAACCCCGGCACGCGGTGCTGGTGGCCGCCGTCGCCGCCGCCCGGGCGGTCCACATCCTGGTCCGCTGA
- a CDS encoding M12 family metallo-peptidase → MRITLWRPPRDRQPAGRSRRGRTAALLVAALAAATLPVLAAPAPASAAPGVHGPWQKVDGKPAATKAGRKAAIKAKRLAAYKLDRGTMKGLLDEAPAEKRVAVARVPKQVVSLPAPDGTFQRFELVDSPVMEAGLAAKHPDITTYAGKGLDDPTATIRADLTPLGFHASVRSAKGNWYIDPYYQRDQSLYASYFARDLEHPEGEFVEREDVTQEAHALAEEIAEAEVPAGPLVKLRTYRVALVTDPSYATYFGAENVTAAKVTLMNRVTQIYEDETAIRLVLINDTDKTNLNTPALATEPNGPCGAAACFTPAQLTSCGGGTLSRNRIVLGQLVGASNYDVGHIGLGVNGGGVASLGVIGGNGKAQGCTGLPTPVGDFYAVDYVSHEMGHQFAGNHTFNGTQYNCSGGNRSAANSYEPGSGSSIMAYAGICQQDNLQPHSDPYWSHRSYTEITNYVTSNRPAINEVQTVSLYGFDADGDSFTVSYAGTDSAPIVRGVNYTIAGIKAAIEGIAGWPAGATVTVAAFGGSGTLNDNGFQVTFGGTLATTNVAALELTNASGASGFVGETAKGGAIDNGGWLVEETTNHAPVVTVPDTVTIPVRTPFALTGSATDADGDTVTYLWEQNDRGATTGTALTNNTKVNGPLFRVFSEAAIVSPTDTLKYYSPGLNAVTTDSTRVFPDMRQILAGNTNAATGACPAAPAPPATGGASNVPAELVDCYSEFLPTRDWVGIAGDRTLHFKLTARDGRLGGGGIGSGDVSVVLAPDAGPFLVTSQGTAAVLDGGSAQTVTWDVAGTDVAPVNAAQVKISLSADGGLTFPYVLAEQTANTGSATVTLPNVATGKARIKIEAVGNVFFDVNDADFTIRSAPAVTSTAPDGGVNVQYSDALSPAVTVTATDGDTTGADLTAAATGLPAGLSLAVTSTSATDARPGTRTWTVAGTTTAAPGDYPVTVTVSDGSGLTGSTSFTVTVAPEDAAVSWAGDTLVNTATGGTSGQALLRAVLRDSSVLPGAPDTTAGDIRTATVTFTSGGVTLCTAVPALLGTATTTASAACTATLPKGTHTVTATVGGTYTGSTTAQVTVAVSDGGFLTGGGEFTAARSAGAYPADVNSTVEVELNAKPGKANKPATGKAEVEFRSGGKAYTIKAGPVDALGVTSAGKVAQVRYQAALYDNKGKLVASGLTLAVTVTDRGAPGRNDTVGVTLWNGRSLLFSSDWTGGGTAEVKLKGGNLTVH, encoded by the coding sequence TTGAGGATCACCCTGTGGCGTCCGCCGCGCGACCGGCAACCCGCCGGACGGTCTCGGCGCGGACGGACCGCTGCCCTCCTCGTCGCCGCGCTGGCCGCGGCGACGCTTCCCGTTCTGGCGGCGCCCGCGCCCGCCTCCGCCGCTCCCGGCGTCCACGGACCGTGGCAGAAGGTGGACGGCAAACCGGCGGCCACGAAGGCGGGCCGCAAGGCGGCGATCAAGGCCAAGCGACTGGCCGCGTACAAGCTGGACCGCGGCACCATGAAGGGCCTGTTGGACGAGGCGCCGGCGGAGAAGCGCGTGGCGGTCGCCCGCGTGCCGAAGCAGGTGGTGTCGCTGCCCGCTCCGGACGGCACGTTCCAGCGCTTCGAGCTGGTCGACTCGCCGGTCATGGAGGCCGGCCTGGCCGCGAAGCACCCGGACATCACCACGTACGCCGGCAAGGGCCTGGACGACCCGACCGCGACCATCCGGGCGGACCTCACCCCGCTGGGGTTCCACGCCTCGGTCCGCTCGGCGAAGGGCAACTGGTACATCGACCCGTACTACCAGCGCGACCAGAGCCTGTACGCGAGCTACTTCGCCCGCGACCTGGAGCACCCGGAGGGCGAGTTCGTCGAGCGTGAGGACGTCACGCAGGAGGCGCACGCGCTGGCCGAGGAGATCGCCGAGGCGGAGGTACCGGCCGGGCCGCTGGTGAAGCTGCGCACCTACCGGGTGGCGCTGGTGACCGACCCGTCGTACGCCACCTACTTCGGCGCGGAGAACGTCACCGCCGCGAAGGTGACGCTGATGAACCGGGTCACCCAGATCTACGAGGACGAGACCGCGATCCGGCTCGTCCTGATCAACGACACCGACAAGACGAACCTGAACACGCCGGCCCTGGCCACCGAGCCGAACGGCCCGTGCGGCGCGGCGGCCTGCTTCACGCCGGCGCAGCTCACCTCCTGCGGCGGCGGCACGCTCAGCCGTAACCGGATCGTGCTCGGCCAGCTGGTCGGCGCGAGCAACTACGACGTGGGCCACATCGGCCTGGGCGTCAACGGTGGCGGCGTGGCCAGCCTCGGTGTGATCGGCGGCAACGGCAAGGCGCAGGGCTGCACCGGCCTGCCGACACCGGTCGGTGACTTCTACGCGGTCGACTACGTCTCGCACGAGATGGGTCACCAGTTCGCCGGCAACCACACCTTCAACGGCACGCAGTACAACTGCTCGGGCGGCAACCGCAGCGCGGCCAACTCGTACGAGCCGGGCAGCGGTTCGTCGATCATGGCGTACGCGGGCATCTGCCAGCAGGACAACCTCCAGCCGCACAGCGACCCGTACTGGTCGCACCGCAGCTACACCGAGATCACCAACTACGTCACGTCGAACCGCCCGGCCATCAACGAGGTGCAGACCGTCTCGCTGTACGGGTTCGACGCCGACGGTGACTCGTTCACCGTCAGCTACGCGGGCACCGACTCGGCGCCGATCGTGCGGGGCGTCAACTACACCATCGCCGGCATCAAGGCCGCCATCGAGGGCATCGCCGGCTGGCCGGCCGGCGCGACGGTCACCGTGGCCGCCTTCGGTGGCAGCGGCACGCTCAACGACAACGGCTTTCAGGTGACCTTCGGCGGCACGCTGGCCACCACCAACGTGGCGGCGCTGGAGCTGACCAACGCCTCCGGTGCCTCCGGATTCGTCGGCGAGACCGCCAAGGGCGGCGCCATCGACAACGGCGGCTGGCTGGTCGAGGAGACCACCAACCACGCGCCGGTGGTCACCGTGCCGGACACCGTCACCATCCCGGTGCGGACGCCGTTCGCGCTGACCGGCAGCGCCACCGACGCCGACGGCGACACGGTGACGTACCTGTGGGAGCAGAACGACAGGGGCGCCACGACCGGCACCGCGCTGACGAACAACACGAAGGTCAACGGCCCGCTGTTCCGGGTGTTCAGCGAGGCGGCGATCGTGTCCCCGACGGACACGCTGAAGTACTACTCGCCGGGTCTGAACGCGGTCACCACCGACTCGACCCGGGTCTTCCCGGACATGCGGCAGATCCTGGCCGGCAACACCAACGCGGCCACCGGCGCCTGCCCGGCGGCCCCGGCACCCCCGGCCACCGGTGGCGCCTCGAACGTGCCGGCCGAGCTGGTCGACTGCTACTCCGAGTTCCTGCCCACCCGCGACTGGGTCGGCATCGCGGGCGACCGGACCCTGCACTTCAAGCTCACCGCCCGGGACGGGCGACTGGGTGGCGGCGGCATCGGCAGCGGCGACGTCTCCGTGGTGCTGGCGCCGGACGCGGGTCCGTTCCTGGTGACCTCGCAGGGCACCGCCGCGGTCCTGGACGGCGGCTCGGCCCAGACCGTGACGTGGGACGTGGCCGGCACCGACGTGGCGCCGGTGAACGCCGCGCAGGTGAAGATCTCGCTGTCCGCCGACGGCGGGCTGACCTTCCCGTACGTGCTGGCGGAGCAGACCGCCAACACCGGCTCGGCGACGGTGACGCTGCCGAACGTGGCGACCGGGAAGGCCCGGATCAAGATCGAGGCGGTCGGCAACGTCTTCTTCGACGTCAACGACGCCGACTTCACCATCCGGTCCGCCCCGGCCGTCACCAGCACCGCCCCGGACGGCGGCGTGAACGTGCAGTACAGCGACGCGCTCTCGCCCGCCGTCACGGTGACCGCCACCGACGGCGACACCACGGGCGCGGACCTGACCGCCGCCGCCACCGGGCTGCCCGCCGGCCTGTCCCTGGCCGTCACGAGCACTTCGGCGACGGACGCCCGCCCGGGTACGCGTACCTGGACGGTCGCCGGCACCACCACGGCGGCCCCGGGCGACTACCCGGTCACCGTGACCGTCTCCGACGGCTCCGGGCTGACCGGCAGCACCTCGTTCACCGTCACCGTCGCCCCGGAGGACGCGGCGGTCAGCTGGGCCGGTGACACGCTCGTGAACACCGCGACCGGCGGCACGTCGGGCCAGGCCCTGCTGCGGGCCGTGCTCCGGGACAGCTCGGTGCTGCCCGGCGCCCCGGACACCACCGCCGGTGACATCCGGACCGCCACCGTCACCTTCACCTCCGGCGGCGTGACGCTGTGCACCGCCGTGCCTGCCCTGCTCGGCACGGCCACCACCACCGCGTCCGCGGCGTGCACGGCCACCCTGCCGAAGGGCACGCACACCGTCACCGCGACCGTGGGCGGCACCTACACGGGCAGCACCACCGCCCAGGTGACGGTCGCCGTCTCCGACGGCGGGTTCCTCACCGGCGGCGGCGAGTTCACCGCCGCCCGCTCGGCGGGGGCATACCCGGCCGACGTGAACTCCACAGTCGAGGTGGAGCTGAACGCGAAGCCGGGCAAGGCGAACAAGCCCGCCACGGGCAAGGCCGAGGTCGAGTTCCGCTCCGGCGGGAAGGCGTACACGATCAAGGCCGGCCCCGTCGACGCGCTCGGCGTCACCTCGGCGGGCAAGGTCGCCCAGGTGCGCTACCAGGCCGCCCTGTACGACAACAAGGGCAAGCTGGTGGCCTCCGGCCTGACCCTGGCCGTGACGGTGACCGACCGGGGCGCCCCCGGTCGGAACGACACCGTCGGGGTGACGCTCTGGAACGGCCGCTCGCTGCTGTTCTCGTCCGACTGGACGGGCGGCGGCACCGCCGAGGTCAAACTGAAGGGCGGCAACCTCACCGTCCACTGA